Proteins encoded within one genomic window of Akkermansiaceae bacterium:
- the nuoL gene encoding NADH-quinone oxidoreductase subunit L: MPWILLFLPLAVAAANQLVLKKTGLAPLVSTGSSVATFIIAVLLLGKTGTYDFQWATISDFSVNIGVQLDKLSTGMMIVVTGIGMLVHIFSLAYMKDDEAKARYFTGLSLFMFSMTGIVLASNFIMTFIFWELVGLSSYLLIGHWYQKDSAADAAKKAFLANRVGDFGFMVGILMIWGITGTLTFGGMADGMKAFGADNAGYFAQNSAAYGCILSMALLFVFCGAVGKSAQLPLHVWLPDAMEGPTPVSALIHAATMVAAGVYMLFRVQLSLALPEDVLAGLFSSQVIAWVGGITSLAAALMATQQDDIKKILAYSTLSQLGYMVMAVGLVSGEAGMFHLFTHAWFKALLFLGSGAIIYACHHEQNIWKMGGLLKKMPITGITFAIGTAALIAVPWVTAGFWSKEEILAAAWNGNKALFGIAVFVAFLTTFYMTRAFVVTFLGKPRDEHGAGHAHEVGPLMSIPLVVLAVMAVIAGFTFLSGPLNAYRPIHEGGHAEGHGVILGASIASLLLGLAVGFVLYKGKDKDPLSVPLFKNRFYIDGFYDNFLVRYFQDAFAAIVHFFDELFINGIFVGGLSRGAESLGNAFRKVQSGSLQAYAFAFGIGTLLVIYFTVFY, translated from the coding sequence ATGCCCTGGATCCTACTCTTTCTCCCTCTGGCCGTCGCCGCGGCCAACCAGCTCGTTCTGAAGAAGACGGGCCTGGCTCCGCTCGTTTCGACCGGATCATCGGTTGCGACTTTCATCATCGCGGTGCTGCTGCTCGGCAAGACCGGCACGTATGATTTCCAGTGGGCGACCATCAGCGACTTCTCCGTCAACATCGGTGTCCAGCTCGACAAGCTTTCCACCGGCATGATGATCGTGGTGACCGGCATCGGCATGCTGGTGCACATCTTCTCGCTCGCCTACATGAAGGATGACGAGGCGAAGGCCCGCTACTTCACCGGCCTGTCCCTGTTCATGTTCTCGATGACCGGCATCGTGCTGGCGTCGAACTTCATCATGACCTTTATTTTCTGGGAGCTGGTCGGTCTCAGCTCCTACCTGCTCATCGGCCACTGGTACCAGAAGGACTCCGCGGCGGACGCGGCGAAGAAGGCGTTCCTCGCCAACCGCGTGGGCGACTTCGGCTTCATGGTGGGCATCCTGATGATCTGGGGCATCACCGGCACGCTGACCTTCGGCGGCATGGCCGATGGCATGAAAGCCTTCGGCGCGGACAACGCCGGTTACTTCGCCCAGAACTCCGCCGCCTACGGCTGCATCCTTTCCATGGCGCTGCTCTTCGTCTTCTGCGGCGCGGTCGGCAAGTCCGCCCAGCTCCCGCTCCACGTCTGGCTGCCGGACGCAATGGAAGGCCCCACTCCGGTGTCCGCCCTCATCCACGCCGCGACCATGGTCGCCGCCGGTGTCTACATGCTCTTCCGCGTCCAGCTTTCCCTTGCCCTGCCTGAGGATGTCCTCGCCGGTCTGTTCTCCAGCCAGGTCATCGCCTGGGTAGGTGGCATCACTTCGCTGGCCGCCGCGCTGATGGCGACCCAACAGGACGACATCAAGAAGATCCTCGCCTACTCCACGCTCTCCCAGCTCGGCTACATGGTGATGGCCGTCGGCCTCGTCTCCGGTGAGGCTGGCATGTTCCATCTTTTCACCCACGCCTGGTTCAAGGCCCTCCTCTTCCTCGGTTCCGGCGCGATCATCTACGCCTGCCACCACGAGCAGAACATCTGGAAAATGGGCGGCCTGCTGAAGAAGATGCCCATCACCGGCATCACCTTCGCCATCGGCACCGCAGCCCTGATCGCCGTGCCCTGGGTCACCGCCGGTTTCTGGTCGAAGGAGGAAATCCTGGCCGCCGCCTGGAATGGGAACAAGGCGCTGTTCGGCATCGCCGTTTTCGTCGCCTTCCTGACCACCTTCTACATGACCCGCGCGTTCGTGGTCACCTTCCTCGGCAAGCCGCGTGACGAACACGGTGCCGGCCACGCGCACGAAGTCGGCCCGCTGATGTCCATCCCGCTGGTGGTTCTCGCCGTGATGGCGGTGATCGCCGGTTTCACCTTCCTGAGCGGCCCGCTCAACGCCTACCGCCCCATCCATGAAGGCGGTCACGCGGAAGGCCACGGCGTCATCCTGGGTGCATCCATCGCCTCCCTGCTGCTTGGTCTGGCCGTTGGTTTCGTCCTCTACAAGGGCAAGGACAAGGACCCGCTCTCCGTCCCGCTGTTCAAGAACCGCTTCTACATCGACGGCTTTTACGACAACTTCCTGGTCCGCTACTTCCAGGATGCCTTCGCCGCCATCGTCCATTTCTTCGACGAGCTTTTCATCAACGGCATCTTCGTCGGCGGTCTGAGCCGCGGCGCGGAGTCCCTTGGCAACGCCTTCCGCAAGGTCCAATCCGGCAGCCTCCAGGCCTACGCCTTCGCCTTCGGCATCGGAACCCTCCTCGTCATCTACTTCACGGTTTTCTATTGA
- a CDS encoding GxxExxY protein, with product MELTEQIIGAAMKVHRALGPGLDEKIYENALCLEFAAQSLDFTQQQAFPVFYRKRIVGNLITDLIVCDKVIIEAKVASSISDIHIAQTLSYLSITGLQVGLILNFRTISLTFKRIANIYLQENSEIHTDPRTQNLNNP from the coding sequence ATGGAACTCACCGAGCAGATCATCGGTGCGGCCATGAAGGTGCATCGTGCTCTTGGCCCAGGCTTGGATGAGAAGATCTATGAGAACGCTCTCTGCCTGGAGTTCGCAGCCCAGTCACTCGATTTCACCCAGCAACAGGCGTTCCCGGTGTTCTACCGGAAGCGCATTGTGGGCAACCTCATCACCGATCTGATCGTCTGCGACAAGGTGATCATCGAAGCAAAAGTCGCTTCCAGCATCAGCGACATCCACATCGCCCAGACATTAAGTTATCTCAGCATCACAGGACTCCAAGTTGGCCTGATTCTGAATTTCCGGACCATCTCTCTCACCTTTAAACGGATCGCCAATATTTACCTCCAGGAGAACTCCGAAATTCACACTGATCCACGAACACAGAATCTGAATAATCCGTAA
- the nuoK gene encoding NADH-quinone oxidoreductase subunit NuoK, translating to MATLNDYLLASGLLFAIGLAGVVMRRNIIIVFMCLELMLSAANLSLVAFSRFNTVNGLPDYNGQMLVFFVITVAAAEVAVGLAIIVALYRSRQTIHTDELTSLKG from the coding sequence ATGGCTACTCTCAACGACTACCTCCTCGCCTCCGGCCTGCTGTTCGCCATCGGCCTCGCCGGAGTGGTGATGCGCCGGAACATCATCATCGTCTTCATGTGCCTGGAGCTGATGCTCAGCGCCGCGAACCTGAGCCTGGTCGCCTTCTCCCGATTCAACACCGTGAACGGCCTGCCGGACTACAACGGCCAGATGCTGGTCTTCTTCGTCATCACCGTCGCCGCCGCGGAGGTCGCCGTCGGCCTGGCCATCATCGTGGCCCTCTACCGCTCCCGCCAGACCATCCACACCGACGAGCTGACCTCGCTGAAGGGGTGA
- a CDS encoding NADH-quinone oxidoreductase subunit M, with product MLALLVFLPIIAFAAILLGAPARSSAIAAAAINLLLGLAATVTPKAAWAFNLPVLEKPALHLSFAFTDGMSLVMVLLTVIVTLAAVLSGQSPAGKEKLYFGSSLLISAGALGAFAATDLFFFYAFHELALIPTFLMIGILGRGDRREIAWKITIYLGVGSIILLAGLVWLANLTGSYDIPTMIANKAMIPAEAQKGIAALLIIGFGTLVSLFPFHSWAAPAYASAPAPVAMLHAGVLKKFGLYGLLRLAIPLVPEGLQQWLTPLLVLLLGNILWVGLVTISQKRLDTLLGNSSVMHMGYIFLAIAALIAVPGNTLALPAAVILMFAHGVSIALLFGLADRIERNTGSLDLADLGGLAKSAPTLAFLFGIAAMASIGLPGLANFSGEVLVFLSAFKDYSPTAGLGPVQIACILSVWGVVISAVYMLRAYRRIFHGPAVKLTTSAPDITFADRAPALILIIALLAVGLYPNLLLNLLK from the coding sequence ATGCTCGCCCTCCTCGTCTTTCTCCCGATCATCGCCTTCGCCGCGATCCTGCTCGGCGCGCCCGCAAGGTCCTCCGCCATCGCGGCGGCGGCGATCAACCTGTTGCTCGGACTCGCAGCCACGGTCACCCCGAAGGCGGCGTGGGCGTTCAACCTGCCGGTTCTGGAAAAACCGGCGCTCCACCTTTCCTTCGCCTTCACGGACGGCATGAGCCTGGTGATGGTGCTGCTGACGGTCATCGTCACGCTGGCGGCCGTTCTCTCCGGCCAGTCCCCCGCCGGGAAAGAGAAGCTCTACTTCGGTTCTTCCCTGCTGATCTCCGCCGGTGCGCTGGGCGCGTTCGCCGCCACCGACCTGTTCTTCTTCTACGCCTTCCACGAACTGGCGCTCATCCCCACCTTCCTGATGATCGGCATCCTCGGCCGCGGTGACCGCCGCGAGATCGCGTGGAAGATCACCATCTACCTCGGTGTCGGCTCCATCATCCTCCTCGCAGGCCTCGTCTGGCTGGCGAACCTCACCGGCAGCTACGACATCCCGACGATGATCGCCAACAAGGCGATGATCCCGGCGGAGGCGCAGAAAGGCATCGCCGCGCTGCTCATCATCGGCTTCGGCACGCTGGTGTCCCTCTTCCCCTTCCACTCCTGGGCCGCCCCGGCCTATGCCAGCGCACCCGCACCGGTGGCCATGCTGCACGCCGGTGTGTTGAAAAAATTCGGCCTCTACGGCCTGCTCCGCCTCGCCATCCCACTGGTGCCGGAAGGCCTGCAACAGTGGCTGACCCCGCTGCTGGTCCTGCTGCTGGGCAACATCCTCTGGGTCGGCCTCGTCACCATTTCCCAGAAGCGCCTGGATACCCTGCTGGGGAACTCCTCCGTGATGCACATGGGCTATATCTTCCTAGCCATCGCCGCGCTGATCGCCGTTCCCGGTAACACCCTCGCGCTTCCCGCCGCCGTCATCCTGATGTTCGCCCACGGTGTCTCCATCGCGCTGCTGTTCGGCCTGGCCGACCGCATCGAGCGCAACACCGGTTCGCTCGATCTGGCGGACCTCGGTGGCCTTGCGAAATCCGCCCCGACGCTCGCCTTCCTCTTCGGCATCGCCGCCATGGCCTCCATCGGCCTGCCGGGGCTGGCGAACTTCTCCGGTGAGGTGCTGGTCTTCCTCTCCGCCTTCAAGGACTACTCCCCGACCGCGGGCCTCGGCCCGGTCCAGATCGCCTGCATCCTGTCCGTATGGGGTGTGGTCATCAGCGCCGTCTACATGCTGCGCGCCTACCGCCGGATCTTCCACGGCCCGGCCGTGAAGCTCACCACCTCCGCTCCGGACATCACCTTCGCCGACCGCGCCCCGGCCCTGATCCTGATCATCGCCCTGCTCGCCGTCGGTCTCTACCCGAACCTGCTGCTCAATCTGCTCAAGTAA
- a CDS encoding NADH-quinone oxidoreductase subunit N has product MPAYYLEALTVTLGIVLLMAEAFSPGKSKAWLGIAGAIGLAVILVLTFTAVGPAANPEAAWAKWPLWNFYQFDASAKFYKIFSLLTTILVLLLAVDYRKVLARFTEHPGSENGTGEYYCLPIFACAGMMWVASAKDLAGAFVALELVTITFYILVSFMRRNVGSLEAGVKYLIIGALSTGFLIYGIAWVYGTLGTMNLAEMSEALIPRLVTPIASEPVPYPAVPQLPLLFGISLVLIGLGFKIGAVPTHIWIPDVYQGAPTPTTAFLSVGSKAAGFILLMRFLEPFLASDLTRGSVITLLAILAGATLLFGNLAAISQSNFKRLLGYSSIAHAGFLLLALAAGNPGSDKTLSSNEAASFYLATYLLMTLGVFFVLSQIRIQRDGESINDFNGLGKTNPTLAFALTVLLAALAGVPLTAGFYGKFFVFSLAVEADLWIPVVIAFIGAAAGFYYYFKVIRAMWWSAPAEGAQPLVLPTITKAAVGVLTAAVLLFGIWPQPILALLK; this is encoded by the coding sequence ATGCCCGCCTATTATCTCGAAGCCCTGACCGTCACCCTCGGCATCGTCCTGCTGATGGCCGAAGCCTTTTCTCCGGGCAAAAGCAAGGCGTGGCTCGGCATTGCCGGTGCCATCGGCCTGGCGGTCATCCTGGTCCTGACGTTCACGGCGGTCGGACCGGCGGCGAACCCCGAAGCCGCATGGGCAAAGTGGCCGCTCTGGAACTTCTACCAGTTCGACGCTTCCGCGAAGTTCTACAAGATCTTCTCCCTGCTCACCACCATCCTCGTCCTGCTGCTGGCCGTGGACTACCGCAAGGTGCTGGCCCGCTTCACCGAGCATCCGGGTTCCGAAAACGGCACCGGTGAATACTACTGCCTGCCCATCTTCGCCTGTGCGGGGATGATGTGGGTGGCATCCGCTAAGGATCTGGCCGGTGCCTTCGTCGCCCTGGAGCTGGTCACCATCACCTTCTACATCCTCGTTTCCTTCATGCGCCGGAACGTCGGCTCGCTGGAGGCAGGGGTGAAATATCTTATCATCGGCGCGCTGAGCACCGGCTTCCTCATCTATGGCATCGCCTGGGTCTATGGCACCCTCGGCACCATGAACCTCGCGGAGATGTCGGAAGCGCTCATCCCCCGCCTGGTCACCCCCATCGCATCGGAGCCGGTTCCATATCCCGCCGTTCCCCAGCTTCCGCTGCTGTTCGGCATCTCCCTGGTCCTCATCGGCCTGGGCTTCAAGATCGGCGCGGTTCCGACCCACATCTGGATCCCCGACGTCTACCAAGGTGCTCCGACGCCAACCACGGCCTTCCTTTCCGTCGGATCAAAAGCGGCGGGTTTCATCCTGCTGATGCGCTTCCTGGAGCCATTCCTGGCCAGCGACCTCACCCGCGGCTCAGTCATCACGTTGCTGGCGATCCTGGCCGGTGCCACCCTCCTGTTCGGAAACCTGGCCGCCATTTCCCAATCCAACTTCAAGCGCCTGCTCGGCTACTCCTCCATCGCCCACGCCGGTTTCCTCCTCCTCGCGCTGGCTGCCGGAAATCCCGGCTCCGACAAGACCCTCAGCTCGAACGAAGCGGCATCCTTCTACCTCGCCACCTACCTGCTCATGACTCTGGGCGTGTTCTTCGTGCTTTCCCAGATCCGCATCCAACGCGACGGCGAGTCGATCAATGACTTCAATGGCCTCGGCAAGACGAACCCGACGTTGGCCTTCGCCCTGACCGTCCTGCTCGCCGCGCTGGCAGGTGTCCCGCTCACCGCAGGCTTCTACGGCAAGTTCTTCGTCTTCTCCCTCGCGGTGGAGGCCGATCTCTGGATTCCCGTGGTGATCGCCTTCATCGGTGCCGCCGCCGGTTTCTACTACTACTTCAAGGTCATCCGCGCCATGTGGTGGTCCGCACCGGCAGAAGGTGCTCAACCGCTGGTGCTGCCTACCATCACCAAGGCAGCCGTGGGCGTCCTCACCGCCGCCGTCCTGCTCTTCGGCATCTGGCCGCAGCCGATCCTCGCGCTGCTGAAGTGA
- a CDS encoding molybdopterin-dependent oxidoreductase, translating to MSDTPSATAEIKLPKDLAAEKGMVNVQINGTWHQFPRGTRMIEACRQVGALVPHYCYHPKLSVPGNCRMCLVQMGMPPRPAPGEEPKRDENGYENIGWMPRPAIACANTVGENMGIRTQGELVEKCREGVMEFLLINHPLDCPICDQAGECRLQEHSVDHGRGVSRFVDMKVKKPKNVDIGPRIRLDDERCIMCSRCIRFMDEVAGDPVLGFTQRGTHTTLTVHPGRLLDSNYSLNTADICPVGALTSNDFRFQMRVWFLKETPTIDVNCGTGTNITVWTRGNTIHRITPRQNDGVNSNWMPDSHRLNFHYINSDARLTEPLVKQGPVHEVVPWADAHATAATVLKTLSPDEVAVIASGRMTNEELFLVKKLTETIGTSHLSLVPRTGDADTLLVAADRNPNTTGAKLVLGLEDPYADLSAIREGVLRGAIKALLVFGEDLIADADFTHDDLSELKLLVQSHILANPTAENAHIVLPSAAFTEKRGSMVNLSGRLQRLNRANELPGQAHDDWEILRDLTAAITGEKSPLFLIEDLFKQVAAAVPAFDGLTLSKIGHQGTQVLETGYEIPLLKNEGARKAAGIING from the coding sequence ATGAGCGACACACCTTCGGCGACCGCGGAAATCAAGCTTCCAAAAGACCTAGCCGCCGAAAAGGGCATGGTGAATGTCCAGATCAACGGCACATGGCACCAGTTTCCCCGTGGCACCAGGATGATCGAGGCCTGCCGCCAGGTGGGCGCGTTGGTGCCGCACTACTGCTACCACCCGAAGCTTTCCGTCCCCGGCAACTGCCGTATGTGCCTGGTACAGATGGGAATGCCACCCCGCCCCGCTCCCGGTGAGGAGCCGAAGCGCGACGAAAACGGCTACGAAAACATCGGCTGGATGCCCCGCCCGGCCATCGCCTGCGCGAACACCGTCGGCGAGAACATGGGCATCCGCACCCAGGGAGAGCTGGTCGAGAAGTGCCGCGAGGGCGTGATGGAGTTCCTCCTGATCAACCACCCGCTGGACTGCCCGATCTGCGACCAAGCCGGCGAGTGCCGCCTGCAGGAACACTCCGTGGACCACGGTCGCGGCGTTTCCCGCTTCGTGGACATGAAGGTGAAGAAGCCGAAGAATGTCGATATCGGCCCGCGCATCCGCCTGGACGACGAACGCTGCATCATGTGCAGCCGTTGCATCCGCTTCATGGATGAGGTGGCCGGTGACCCGGTGCTGGGCTTCACCCAGCGCGGCACCCACACCACCCTGACCGTCCACCCGGGACGCCTGCTGGACTCCAACTACTCCCTCAATACGGCGGATATCTGCCCGGTCGGAGCACTGACTTCCAATGACTTCCGCTTCCAGATGCGGGTCTGGTTCCTCAAGGAAACGCCGACCATCGACGTGAACTGCGGCACCGGCACCAACATCACCGTCTGGACCCGCGGCAACACCATCCACCGCATCACTCCGCGCCAGAACGACGGCGTGAACAGCAACTGGATGCCGGATTCCCACCGCCTCAACTTCCACTACATCAACAGCGACGCCCGTCTGACCGAGCCGCTGGTGAAGCAAGGCCCCGTCCACGAAGTGGTCCCATGGGCGGACGCCCACGCCACCGCCGCCACCGTTCTGAAGACGCTCTCCCCCGACGAAGTGGCTGTCATCGCCTCCGGCCGGATGACGAACGAGGAGCTGTTTCTCGTCAAAAAGCTCACGGAAACCATCGGCACCAGCCACCTTTCCCTCGTCCCGCGCACGGGCGATGCGGACACCCTGCTGGTCGCCGCCGACCGCAACCCGAACACGACCGGCGCGAAGCTGGTGCTGGGTCTGGAAGATCCCTACGCCGACCTTTCCGCCATCCGCGAGGGCGTCCTCCGCGGGGCCATCAAGGCGCTCCTCGTCTTCGGTGAGGATCTCATCGCCGACGCCGATTTCACCCACGACGACCTTTCGGAACTGAAGCTGCTGGTGCAGTCCCACATCCTGGCGAACCCCACGGCGGAAAACGCGCACATCGTCCTGCCGTCCGCGGCCTTCACGGAAAAGCGCGGCTCGATGGTGAACCTGAGCGGCCGCCTGCAACGCCTCAACCGGGCCAACGAACTGCCGGGACAGGCCCACGACGATTGGGAAATCCTCCGCGACCTCACCGCCGCCATCACCGGTGAAAAGAGCCCGTTGTTCCTCATTGAGGATCTCTTCAAGCAGGTCGCCGCGGCGGTCCCCGCCTTCGACGGACTCACCCTCTCGAAAATCGGCCACCAAGGCACGCAGGTGCTGGAGACCGGCTACGAAATCCCCCTCCTCAAGAACGAGGGCGCCCGCAAGGCCGCTGGCATCATCAACGGCTAA
- a CDS encoding 4Fe-4S binding protein, whose product MAIVKLQRPKLGLGEKIYFGALIKGFMLTMRHAITSLRGKSMGAKSLNSSGLGVTMQFPEQRWDDHMPNHYRGAPTLVTDEQGRERCVSCQLCEFICPPKAIKITPSEIPSEDQWAKVEKRPLEFDIDMIRCIYCGMCEEVCPEQAIFLRKDYLITGLTRKEMVHDKKKLYQIGGVREGLVNKWNELK is encoded by the coding sequence ATGGCAATCGTCAAACTCCAGCGCCCCAAACTCGGCCTCGGCGAGAAGATCTACTTCGGCGCCCTCATCAAGGGTTTCATGCTCACGATGCGCCACGCGATCACCTCGCTGCGCGGAAAGTCGATGGGCGCGAAAAGCCTCAACTCCTCCGGCCTGGGCGTGACCATGCAGTTCCCCGAGCAACGGTGGGACGACCACATGCCCAACCACTACCGCGGCGCGCCAACCCTCGTCACCGACGAGCAGGGCCGCGAGCGTTGTGTTTCCTGCCAGCTCTGCGAATTCATCTGCCCGCCGAAGGCGATCAAGATCACCCCGTCCGAGATCCCGTCAGAGGATCAGTGGGCGAAGGTCGAGAAGCGCCCCCTGGAGTTCGACATCGACATGATCCGCTGCATCTACTGCGGCATGTGTGAGGAAGTCTGCCCGGAGCAGGCCATCTTCCTCCGCAAGGACTACCTCATCACCGGCCTGACCCGGAAGGAAATGGTCCACGACAAGAAGAAACTCTACCAGATCGGCGGCGTCCGTGAAGGCCTCGTCAACAAGTGGAACGAATTGAAATGA
- a CDS encoding Uma2 family endonuclease, translating to MTAGPKHALLSVEDYLDGELRSEVKHEYLGGEVHAMAGATNRHNLISSNALGILFAGLRGKPCRAFNSDTKVRVELSSQTRFYYPDAQVVCDLNSGNDSFQERPVVVIEVLSDSTRRADLLEKKEAYLMIATLKVLIFVEPDEPLLIVHRRRPDGGFTKEEYFGLEKSVPLPEIGTELKLEEVFEGLEF from the coding sequence ATGACGGCTGGGCCGAAACATGCCCTGCTGAGCGTGGAGGATTACCTGGACGGGGAACTGCGCTCCGAGGTGAAACACGAATACCTCGGGGGGGAAGTTCATGCGATGGCTGGTGCGACCAACCGGCACAATCTGATTTCATCCAACGCACTGGGCATCTTGTTCGCAGGGCTTCGGGGAAAACCCTGTCGGGCATTCAATAGCGACACCAAAGTCAGGGTGGAGCTTTCTTCGCAGACGCGCTTTTACTACCCCGATGCTCAAGTGGTGTGCGACTTGAACTCCGGAAACGACAGTTTCCAGGAGCGCCCGGTCGTGGTTATTGAAGTTTTGAGCGATTCGACGCGCCGGGCGGATCTGTTGGAGAAGAAAGAGGCTTACTTGATGATAGCCACGCTCAAGGTGCTGATTTTCGTCGAACCGGACGAACCCCTGCTCATTGTGCACCGACGCAGGCCCGACGGAGGGTTCACCAAGGAAGAGTATTTCGGATTGGAGAAATCAGTCCCGCTGCCGGAAATCGGGACGGAACTGAAGTTGGAGGAGGTTTTCGAGGGGCTGGAGTTCTGA
- a CDS encoding NADH-quinone oxidoreductase subunit J, with product MPSYLFWLFTTIMLIGGTAVVAFRNPVSSALSVVTCFVGLAGLFIGLSAFFVGVIQILVYTGAVMVLFLFIIMLLDLKNEEHRANRIAPIAAGIALSLAFVVQLLGVLSKTVDKAAPALDKTALANSAGNFQAGSKIATTLGEGKLPDVHLIGHTLFTEYNFALQILGVLLLVATVGVVSLSKRQAE from the coding sequence ATGCCCTCTTACCTCTTCTGGCTTTTTACAACGATCATGCTGATCGGTGGCACGGCGGTCGTCGCCTTCCGCAATCCGGTCTCCAGCGCGCTGTCCGTCGTGACCTGCTTCGTGGGGCTGGCCGGGCTGTTCATCGGCCTGAGCGCGTTCTTCGTCGGGGTCATCCAGATCCTCGTCTATACCGGAGCGGTCATGGTGCTGTTCTTGTTCATCATCATGCTCCTCGACCTGAAGAACGAGGAACACCGGGCCAACCGCATCGCCCCCATCGCGGCGGGCATCGCCCTTTCACTGGCCTTCGTGGTCCAGCTTCTCGGCGTCCTTTCGAAGACGGTGGACAAGGCAGCTCCCGCACTGGACAAGACCGCCCTCGCCAACTCCGCGGGCAATTTCCAGGCAGGTTCCAAGATCGCCACCACACTGGGTGAAGGAAAACTGCCCGACGTCCACCTGATCGGCCACACGCTGTTCACCGAATACAACTTCGCCCTCCAGATCCTCGGCGTGCTTCTCCTCGTCGCCACCGTCGGCGTCGTCTCCCTTTCCAAACGCCAGGCTGAATAG
- a CDS encoding NADH-quinone oxidoreductase subunit H: MDIVPILIILVKIVALTFMVVLPLVPVSVYFERRFSAIIQDRVGPNRVGIPLTLFGAKKDFHLFGLVQPIADGLKLFLKEDFTPDHVRKAFYWLAPALTVIPALITVCVVPFGSPLVINGEEYKLVIADIDVGPLFVFAIASLSVYGITLAGWASNSKFPFIGGVRSTAQMISYEICLGLSIIPVLLYFGDLNLSKIVQHQADHGWLLLPVWDKDGFGLTTEKVLFWFPAAIAFLIFTISIFAETNRMPFDLPECETELVGGYHTEYSSMKFAMFFMGEYAAMVIGSAMIVTLFLGGWSMGFTLDAHIADWNIAGFGLAGLIHLGVFMTKLIVFILFFILVRWTVPRFRYDQLMKLGWVIFFEAALINVFLAALILAAPQLKGTIIAVGAVLLIVLTLAVIWVAKVSEEKPKLLRA; this comes from the coding sequence ATGGACATCGTCCCGATCCTCATCATCCTGGTCAAAATCGTCGCGCTGACCTTCATGGTCGTGCTGCCGCTGGTGCCGGTATCCGTTTATTTCGAGCGCCGCTTCTCCGCCATCATCCAGGACCGCGTGGGTCCCAACCGGGTGGGCATCCCGCTGACGCTCTTCGGCGCGAAGAAGGACTTCCACCTCTTCGGTCTGGTCCAGCCCATCGCGGACGGCCTGAAGCTGTTCCTGAAGGAAGACTTTACCCCGGACCACGTCCGGAAAGCCTTTTACTGGCTGGCCCCGGCGCTGACCGTCATCCCGGCGCTGATCACCGTATGCGTCGTTCCTTTCGGCTCACCGCTGGTCATCAACGGCGAGGAATACAAGCTGGTCATCGCGGACATCGACGTCGGCCCGCTGTTCGTCTTCGCCATCGCCTCCCTCAGTGTCTATGGCATCACCCTGGCGGGCTGGGCCTCGAACTCGAAGTTCCCGTTCATCGGCGGCGTGCGCTCCACGGCGCAGATGATTTCCTATGAAATCTGCCTCGGCCTCTCGATCATCCCGGTGCTGCTCTACTTCGGCGATCTGAACCTTTCCAAGATCGTCCAGCACCAGGCGGACCACGGCTGGCTGCTCCTGCCCGTCTGGGACAAGGACGGCTTCGGCCTCACCACGGAAAAGGTGCTGTTCTGGTTCCCCGCCGCGATCGCCTTCCTCATCTTCACCATCTCCATCTTCGCGGAGACCAACCGCATGCCCTTCGACCTGCCGGAGTGCGAGACGGAACTCGTCGGCGGCTACCACACCGAGTATTCCTCCATGAAGTTCGCCATGTTCTTCATGGGTGAATACGCGGCCATGGTCATCGGCTCCGCCATGATCGTCACCCTGTTCCTCGGCGGCTGGTCGATGGGCTTCACGCTCGATGCGCACATCGCGGACTGGAACATCGCCGGTTTCGGGCTGGCGGGACTGATCCATCTGGGTGTGTTCATGACGAAGCTGATCGTTTTCATCCTCTTCTTCATCCTCGTCCGCTGGACGGTGCCCCGGTTCCGCTACGACCAGCTCATGAAGCTGGGCTGGGTGATCTTCTTCGAAGCCGCCCTCATCAACGTCTTCCTCGCCGCGCTGATCCTCGCCGCCCCACAGCTCAAGGGCACGATCATCGCCGTCGGCGCCGTTCTCCTCATCGTCCTCACGCTGGCCGTCATCTGGGTGGCCAAGGTGTCCGAGGAAAAACCCAAGCTGCTCCGGGCCTAA